The genomic region CCAGACTTTGGCCAAACTGCTTATGATGAAGTAGAATTGAATCTAGGGCCTTTTGAACAGATCTTTGGTGAGAACCGTGCTTTCTTTACTGAAGGAACCGAGCTATTTAACAAAGGGAGCTTATTTTATTCAAGAAGAGTTGGGAGTACTCCCATTGGTTTTAACGCTGCTCAAACCAACAGACTTGATAGCGAGGAAATTATTGAAAATCCCAGTAGAACAGATCTTATTAATGCGCTGAAGGTTTCCGGAAGGACAGACCGCGGTTTAGGTATTGGAGTTTTTAATGCAATTACCAGCGAAGCAAAAGCAGTTTATCGTGACACTGTAACTGGCAAAACAAGATCCAAGATCACTGAGCCTCTTGCAAATTATAATATTGTAGTTCTGGATCAAAGGTTTAATAAAAACTCTTCTATAACGCTGATTAATACGAATGTTACACGTGACGGTAACTTTAGAGATGGTAATGTAACTGGCTTTCTATTTGACGTATATAATAAAACCAACAGTTTTAATGTGGAGGGACAGGCGAAAATGAGTAATGTCAACCTTCCTGGCCAGAATCTTACTGGTTTTGCCTCCTATTTCGCAGCACGTCGTACGAAAGGAAATTTCAGGTATAGAGTTGCTCATGAGTTCGCGAACGAGACTTTCGACATTAACGACCTTGGCATCAACTTTACGAACAATTATAATAATATCTTCTGGGGAACTTCCTACCAGATCTTTGAACCACAGGGTAATTTTAATAATTTTCAAATTAGTCTATACGGCCAGCACCGTAGAAGATATAAACCAGATAAGACGATCAACACTGGGATGGGCGGAGATTTCTTTGCGATGACCCGCGAACGTTTTGCGTTTGGAGGATCTCTGGATTTCAACTCAAAGTTTAGAGATTATTTTGAAACCAGGGCTGTTGATACGTATGTAACCTACAAACCTTTTGCAAGTTCAAGATTTTTTATATCCTCAGATTACCGGAAGAAATTTGCAATTGACTCCAGGATCTATGTAGAAGAATATTTTGATACAGATTATGCTTATTATGGTTTAAACATTGAACCAAGATTCAGGTTTAGTGACCGGTTCAATATGGTCTATGAGTTTGATTACGGATTACAAAAAGAGCGACCTAGTTTCGTTAACAAAGTAAATGACAATATTATCTTCGGAATAAGGAATCAGAAAACCGTGGAAAATTCAATTAGAGCTAATTATAATTTTAATACAAAACAGGGATTGAGTTTGAGCGCAAGACAATTCTGGTCCACGGCTAGTTTTGGTGACAACTCATATCTTAATTTGATTGAAGATGGTGAACTCGAGGCTACAAATTATGACACCAGTAACTTTAGAGATCCAGACGCTAATTTCAACATCTGGAATCTGGATCTAAGCTACCGCTGGCAATTTGCTCCCGGTAGTGAAGCCGTACTACTGTATAGAAATTCGATCTTTAACGAAGATAAGTTGAGTGAACTCAATTATTCAGATAGCCTGGATAATTTATTTTCAAAGCCTGCAAGGCACAATTTAAGTCTTAGAGTCGTTTATTTTATAGATTACAATAACCTCCGAAACATATTCCGCAGTTAGCTTGGGGAATGCTTGCAATTTGGCTAATTTCGGAATGTCTATTTCGCATTCATGATAATCGCAAAGAACATACATAAATATTACGGGGATCTGCACGTATTGAAGTCGGTAGACCTGCATATCAAGAAGAAAGAAATCGTTTCGATCGTTGGAGCTTCAGGTGCGGGAAAAACGACTTTATTACAAATTCTGGGTACTCTGGACAAACCAGGAAAGGATAAAAATTCAGAACTGCTCATCAACGGAACTGATATCTACGGACTCAAGTCCAGAGAACTTTCTAAATTTCGAAATAAGCATATAGGATTTATTTTTCAGTTTCACCAGTTGCTTCCAGAGTTTACAGCATTGGAAAATATCTGTATTCCGGCGTTTATCCATAAAACTCCGAAAAAGGAAGCTGAAGCTCGCGCTATGGAATTACTTCAATTTCTTGGTCTAAAAAACAGGGCTTCTCATAAGCCTGGAGAACTTAGTGGTGGAGAACAACAGAGAATAGCGGTAGCCAGAAGTCTTATTAATAATCCTGCCGTGATCTTTGCAGATGAACCTTCAGGAAACCTGGATTCTGAATCGGCTGAGAACCTTCACCAATTATTTTTCAGACTCAGGGATGAATTTGATCAAACTTTTGTGATCGTTACGCATAATGAGGAACTGGCAAACATGGCCGACAGAAAACTTACGATGGTAGACGGAAAGATTGCTCCTGAAATAAAAACCAGTATTTGAAGAAAGCAGATTTAAAGGAATTTCTTGATTTCAAAACGGCTCAGTATAACACAACTGCATTTATTGCTGAAGATCCGGTTAGCATTCCGCATCTATTTCAGAAGAAGGAAGATATTGAAATTTCGGGTTTCCTGGCAGCGACTATCGCCTGGGGAAACCGCAAAAGCATTTTGAAAAATGCCAACCAGATGATGGCGTTAATGGATCATTCTCCGCATGATTTTATTTTGAATCATTCAGATAAAGACCTTGATAGATTTGAAGGTTTTGTTCATCGTACTTTTAATGCGAATGATCTTAAGTATTTTTTAAAAGCACTTAGGAATATTTATCTACATCACGGCGGACTTGAGGATATTTTTGTTAAATATCAGACTGAAACCCATCTTCAGAATGCAATTCATGAATTAAAAAAGATCTTTTTTGAACTAGCTCACCAGGTAAGAACAGAAAAACACGTGAGTGATCCACTCAAAAATTCAGCAGCAAAAAGGATTAATATGTATTTACGCTGGATGATCAGGAAAGATAACCATGGAGTGGATTTTGGAATATGGGAAACGATTTCTGCCGCTAAACTAAGCTGTCCTTTAGACGTTCATTCTGGTAACATTGCAAGGAAACTCGGAATTTTGCATAGGAAAGCGAACGATGCTAAGGCAGTAAAAGAGCTCGATTGGGAATTGAGAAAAATGGATCCTTTAGATCCCGTTAAATATGATTTTGCACTCTTTGGTTTGGGTGTTTACGAAAAAGATCAGTTTTAGTATTTTTAACATCAGTATTTTTATCTTTATTTGAACACTAAAAAAAGGTTGCTTATATGATAACTCCGGAAAAGCCCGTTAATGAACTTCAAAGACTTGAGTCTCTACGAGAACTTAATATTATGGATACTCTTCCGGAAGAGGCATATGATAATATTACCAGGCTGGCCAGTTATATTTGTAAAACTCCCATCGCGGTTGTAAATATGATCGATGCCGACCGCAATTTTTTTAAATCCAGTTATGGAACAGATCTGAAAGGCTCAGCACGAGATGTTTCATTCTGTGGTCATACAATTACAGATCCTGAAAATCTATTGGAAGTTCCCGATGCGACGAAAGATAATCGCTTTTTTGATAATCCCTTCGTTACTGCAGATACGCCTATTAATTACTACGCAGGTATCTCTCTACTGGATACTAAGGGTTACCCTATGGGGACGCTTTGTGTTTATGATTCCAAAGAACATCATTTGGATGAAGAACAAAAAATGGCATTAAAATCACTTGGAAAGCAGGTCGAACTTTTGCTAGAGACACGTAGAGCCAATAGTGTATTGGAAAAGATGAAAGAAGAGCTTGATGAAAGCTATAAAGTGTTGCAACAATTTGCGAGTACTGTATCCCATGATCTTAAGATGCCTCTTGCAAACATGATCATTACTGCAGATGTGCTAAAAGCCAAATATGCTGTAAAATTAGGCGAAGAAGGAGCAAAATATATATCATATCTAAAAGATTCCGGGCTTACTCTAAGTGAATACATTAATGGTTTGCTAGACCATTATTCCAATGAACACCAAGGTGACAGTAGTATAAAAGAATTCTTTTTGAACGATATGCTGGAAGACATCATAGATCTTCTCCAAATCGCAGACAACTGTGAGATCAATCTACCAGATAATAATTTATTAATAGATGGAAATGCCTCAGCTATCGGGCAGATTTTTATGAATTTAATTAATAATAGTCTTAAGTACAATGATCGCGAAAAAATAGTGATAGACATTGATTGTACTGAAAATGAGCACTTCTTCAATTTCAAAATCAGTGATAATGGGATAGGTATCGCCCAGGAACAGCAGTCTAAGATCTTTGATCTTTTTACTACGGTTGCGAAACAGGATCGAAGAGGTAAGAAAGGTCATGGAATTGGACTTTCCACAGTTAAAAAGTTGGTAAACAGTCTTGGAGGTACTATTACGCTTAATTCTGAAGAGAATAGAGGTACTGTATTCGAGTTCAGTGTATTAAGACATAATATCCCGGTTTAAGTTTTTATTCTGAAAAAGTTATTTAAATTTAAATAACTTTAAATCAAGAATATAAGGGGAAATGCAGAAAAATTCAGGCACTTTTAATGAGAAATTAAGGCGGGCCGCGTTAAAGGAATATAAAATTGTGAACACTGGACCAGATGAAGATTATGATAATCTTACTTTCCTGGCTACAGTTGCCTGCGAGGTATCCGTCGCTAAAATTAATATTGTCGATCGGGATCGTATCTGGAACAAATCTGTTCATGGCGCTGAAATAACTGAAATCGATCGAGAAAATTCTTTTTGTGATCTTACGATCAAAAGTAAAACTCCTATTCTCTGTCTCAAACGCTCTGAAGATCCCGAAATTTTTGAGTCAGCTACAGGAATGTATGCTACTGAGTATAGTTTTTACGCTGGTGTCCCATTATATAATCCCGATGGTCACGCCATAGCGGTATTCTGTATTTTTGATACTTTCGAAAAAGAGCTTAGTTCCATGCAGGAAAAAGCTTTGCTAGCCTTGTCAAAACAGGCTTTAAAGTTATTTGAATCCAGAAAGCAGAAACAGAAACTTTTTACTGTTCAGAACAAACTGGAAGAAAAATATAGGGAATTAGAAAAATTCGCGAGTCTTGTTTCTCACGATCTAAAGTCTCCCCTTGCAAATATCATTTCCCTAAGTGAATTACTTAAAGACGAGAATAAGGAGAAATTTGATGAAGAGACGAACCAATACCTGCAGTTTCTGGTCGAAGCCTCGTATTCTCTACGGAATTATATTGATGGTATTTTAAGTTTTTATCGCAGTGACCATGTCATTAAAAAAGAAGCTTCAAATATAAACTTAGGCAAGCTCTTAAAGCCTATCGTAGATCTTTATACGGTTTCCAACAATATTGAGATCAGCTATCCTGAAGATATTGAGTTGACTGCGGTGAACAAAGCAGCACTCACTCAGGTGTTTATGAACTTAATCAGTAATGCACTTAAATATAATGATAAGGATATAAGAAAAGTCAGGATCGAATTTACTGCGGAAGAAGAATTTTACTTCTTTGAAGTTATAGACAATGGAAAGGGAATTCCTGCGGAAAGATTTGATAAGATCTTTGAGTTATTTGCAACACTGGATACCGCCGACCGTGATGGTAACGTAGGAAGTGGAATTGGGCTCGCCACCGTAAAAAAACTGGTTGAATCCATGCATGGGAAAGTAAGTATTTCTTCTACTGAAGGTGAGGGAAGTAATTTTAAATTTAGCGTTCCCAGGCACTAAAACTTCTGAGTGTTTAGCTATATTTGAGAAACAGCCTCGTTTCTATGCAATTTGAACATCCGGAATTACTGTATGCATTGTTTTTGCTCATAATTCCTATTCTGGTTCATCTTTTCAAACTACGCAGATTTCAGAAAGAAGACTTCACCAACGTAAAATTTTTGAAACGTGTCGTGCAGCAAACACGCCAAAGCTCTCAACTCAAGAAATTTTTGGTTCTTTTCTCAAGATTGTCTCTGCTAGGTTTTCTAATACTTGCGTTTGCCAAACCCTATTTTCCCGCAAAATCTGAAACTTCAACTAAAGATTTGATCATTTACCTCGACAATTCTTACAGTTTGCAATTAAAGAAACAAGGTGACGAACTCCTGGAAATAGCCAGAAACGAACTTCTTGAAAATATCGATGCCACATTTGAATATAGCCTGATCACCAATGATGCTGTACATTCTCAAAAGTCTGGTGATGAATTAAGAGAGATACTTCAGCAAATTAAATATTCCTCCAGACAACTGGATCTAAAAAGTGTTCTGCTGAAATCCCTGCAGCTGCGTAAAATTGATTCTTCAAATCTGGTTCTTATTTCTGATTTCCAGGAAAGTTTTCTCGGTCAAACTGAATTAGATATTTCTGATTATAATATTTCAAGCATAAAACTAACCCCTGAAAGTACCCAGAATTTACAGATCGATTCTCTTTATTTACTAAATTCAAATGCAGGAATTCTTGAGTTCGAAGTTCTATTATCTGGAAGTTCACTAAAGGAGGGAATAATTATTTCCTTGTATGATGGTGATCAACTTTTGAGCAGGAAAACAATTGATGCCGACATTACCAATGCAAAAACCATTTTTTCAATACCATCACAAAGCATATCTAACGGAAGAGTTGTTATAGATGATGAGGGGCTGGAATATGATGATATCGTCTACTTCAGTATTTCTGAACAAACCCCAATCAATGTTCTGGCTATTTCTGAAGGTGATTCAAATTTTCTACAAAGATTATATACAAAACCTGAATTTAATCTAAAAATAAGCCAACCGAATGGAGTTGAATACAACGATATCCAGCAAGCCAGTTTGATCATTTTAAATGAAGTGAGTAGGTTAAGTGATGCAAACCTTAATAATATACGACAGCGTTCAATCAAAGGGTCCAGTGTTCTATTTATTCCAAATTCAAAAAACAGAAATGAGTTAATTCGGTTTTCAGAAAAATTTCAATTGGGATTTAAACCTGAATGGATCGAGGGCGATAAACTCATTACTACTATTAACTTTGACCATCCGCTGTTAGAAAATGTATTCCAGAAGAGGATTCAAAATTTCGAGTATCCCCGTGTTGCGGGATATTTCAGTAACATCTCCGGTAACAGCATCCTTGATTTCCAGAGTAATGATCCTTTTCTCCTATCCAAATCCAATATCTATATTTTTACGGCACCATTAAACGAGCAAATATCAAATTTTCAGAATTCGCCACTAATCGTACCTGTTTTATATCAGATAGGACTGCAGAGCCTCCCTCCTGCTCAACTTTATTATCAGACTTCAAAAGTTGAAGAAATATCTATACCGGCAAGAACCGAAGAGGATCATGTGCTTCATCTCACCCGGGATAAACTGGATTTTATACCGCAACAGCAGAGATTTGCAGACCGGGTTTCCATCAAAGTTGGTGCAGAAGAATTGAATGCCGGAAATTATAGGATTGAGAGCCGGGATAAGACATTCGCAAACTTGAGTTTCAACGCACCAAGAAACGAAAGTGAGCTCGAATACTTAGATCCAGAGATATTTTCATTCCAGAATCATGAATCTATAGCAGAATATTTTTCCGAAGTAAAAGCAGGAAACGAAAGCAGCTCGCTTTGGAAATGGTTTATTATTTTTGCGTTCATATTTCTGGCAATAGAAATGCTATTATTAAAACTTCTGAAATGAAATTACTTCTAAAAGCGGTTACAATTATTGATGAATCTTCGCCTCTAAACGGGCAAACGACCGACATTTATATCGAGAATGGAGTAATTACTGAAATTGAGAAGGATATACTAAAGGAGGATGTAAAACATGTAGAGATCGAAGGTTTGCATGTATCCAGAGGATGGTTTGATAGTAGTGTTTGCTTTGGAGAACCCGGTTATGAAGAAAGGGAAACCATAGAAAACGGACTTGAAGTTGCTGGAAGCTCAGGATTCACAGGCGTTGCTCTAAATCCTTATACCAATCCTGTACTTGACCATAGCGGTTCCATATCTGCGGTAAAATCTAAAAGTTCGGGACATCCAGTAAATCTTTATCCTATTGGTGCACTTACCATTAAAAGTGAAGGTGTAGATCTGGCTGAATTGCTGGATATGCAACAGGCCGGTGCAATTAGCTTTGGAGATTATAAATCACCCTTAAAAAATCCCAATCTTCTTAAAATCGCCTTGCAGTATGCACATGATTTTGACGCTTTAATCCAAAGTTATCCGCAGGAAAATCGAATTGCGACCAATGGTATGGTGAACGAGCATGTGAATAGTACTGCCCTGGGCCTTAAAGGAATCCCCAATCTAGCTGAAGAACTGCAAATCACTCGCGATCTTTACATTCTCGAATATACCGGTGGAAAACTACATATTCCCACAATTTCAACGGCAAAGTCGGTTACACTTATAAGAGAAGCGAAGAAGAAAGGCCTTGACGTATCCTGCAGCGTGGCGATTCATAATCTGCTTCTTACAGACAAAATGCTGGCAAGCTTCGATGCTAATGCAAAGGTTTTACCTCCATTACGCACCCAAATAGACAATGAGGCACTGATACAGGGATTAAAAGACGGCACTATAGATATGGTTACTACAGACCACAATCCAATAGATGTGGAAAATAAAAAAGTAGAATTTGATAATGCATTGTATGGAAGTATTGGTCTTGAATCGGCCTTTGGCGCCCTGCAAACAATATTTACTACTGAAGAAACCATTAAGTTTCTAACTTCGGGATTAGACCGTTTTAAGCTGGAAACAACGCCATTCGAAGAAGGTAGTCCTGCCAATCTTAGCCTATTCCTGCCAGATGTAAACTATACCTTTGCAAAGAACGATATTCTATCTACTTCTAAAAACAGCATCTTTCTGGATAGTCAATTAAAGGGAAAAGCTGTTGGAGTAGTGAACAATGCGGGATTAATTTTAAGATCATAATTATGAATACCGAAGGTAACGCAAAGAGCAGTGCCATTATCTCTTATATCACCATTGTAGGAACCATCATTGCCTATTTCATGAATATGGAAGAGAAGAGTGAATTTGCTAGTTTTCATATAAGGCAGGCATTTGGTATCAATATCACCTTTTACCTCATTGGAGCTTTAATGGGGTTGTTTGACCAGGTGTTTATCATAGGAGCCTTCTACCTTTTTTTCATAGTGCTTTGGGGCTACGGAATTATTACAGCAATACAGGGTCAAACCAAGGAAGTGCCTATTCTTGGTGCCTTATTTCAGAAATTTTTAAGTACAGTTAAGTAATGCAAGAAAATTTTGTTCTAGATCATATTATAAGAAAACCTAAAGTAAGCGTTGAAAATGCGCCTGCACTTATTCTTTTACATGGCTACGGAAGCGATGAAAACGATCTGTTTTCTTTCGCTGATGAAATGCCAGAAGAATTATTTATCATTTCAGCTAAAGCGCCTTATCCAATGCAACCATATGGTAATGCTTGGTATGCTATTCACTTTGATAATGAAAAC from Christiangramia sp. OXR-203 harbors:
- a CDS encoding GAF domain-containing sensor histidine kinase; amino-acid sequence: MITPEKPVNELQRLESLRELNIMDTLPEEAYDNITRLASYICKTPIAVVNMIDADRNFFKSSYGTDLKGSARDVSFCGHTITDPENLLEVPDATKDNRFFDNPFVTADTPINYYAGISLLDTKGYPMGTLCVYDSKEHHLDEEQKMALKSLGKQVELLLETRRANSVLEKMKEELDESYKVLQQFASTVSHDLKMPLANMIITADVLKAKYAVKLGEEGAKYISYLKDSGLTLSEYINGLLDHYSNEHQGDSSIKEFFLNDMLEDIIDLLQIADNCEINLPDNNLLIDGNASAIGQIFMNLINNSLKYNDREKIVIDIDCTENEHFFNFKISDNGIGIAQEQQSKIFDLFTTVAKQDRRGKKGHGIGLSTVKKLVNSLGGTITLNSEENRGTVFEFSVLRHNIPV
- a CDS encoding dihydroorotase, encoding MKLLLKAVTIIDESSPLNGQTTDIYIENGVITEIEKDILKEDVKHVEIEGLHVSRGWFDSSVCFGEPGYEERETIENGLEVAGSSGFTGVALNPYTNPVLDHSGSISAVKSKSSGHPVNLYPIGALTIKSEGVDLAELLDMQQAGAISFGDYKSPLKNPNLLKIALQYAHDFDALIQSYPQENRIATNGMVNEHVNSTALGLKGIPNLAEELQITRDLYILEYTGGKLHIPTISTAKSVTLIREAKKKGLDVSCSVAIHNLLLTDKMLASFDANAKVLPPLRTQIDNEALIQGLKDGTIDMVTTDHNPIDVENKKVEFDNALYGSIGLESAFGALQTIFTTEETIKFLTSGLDRFKLETTPFEEGSPANLSLFLPDVNYTFAKNDILSTSKNSIFLDSQLKGKAVGVVNNAGLILRS
- a CDS encoding HAMP domain-containing sensor histidine kinase, whose product is MQKNSGTFNEKLRRAALKEYKIVNTGPDEDYDNLTFLATVACEVSVAKINIVDRDRIWNKSVHGAEITEIDRENSFCDLTIKSKTPILCLKRSEDPEIFESATGMYATEYSFYAGVPLYNPDGHAIAVFCIFDTFEKELSSMQEKALLALSKQALKLFESRKQKQKLFTVQNKLEEKYRELEKFASLVSHDLKSPLANIISLSELLKDENKEKFDEETNQYLQFLVEASYSLRNYIDGILSFYRSDHVIKKEASNINLGKLLKPIVDLYTVSNNIEISYPEDIELTAVNKAALTQVFMNLISNALKYNDKDIRKVRIEFTAEEEFYFFEVIDNGKGIPAERFDKIFELFATLDTADRDGNVGSGIGLATVKKLVESMHGKVSISSTEGEGSNFKFSVPRH
- a CDS encoding DUF5916 domain-containing protein, which produces MSKKYWLLFIIIINCSILSSQNSENRKNYKATRIQEAPKIDGLASEDVWKKASIAKNFVMVEPGDGTPIPESHATEVKILYDDLAIYIAATMMESDPDKTIRQFTQRDNLQQSEYFLMDINTYDDGENQTRFIVTSAGTQADARITGSQEDYGYNVVWESAVSQDENGWYLEMKIPYSALRFPETEKQRWGLQFSREITHRNETYVWNYINKSVGQMAQYTGLLTGINNIDPPVRLSLYPYIQSAFETFDGNDDFSFNAGMDLKYGINDSFTLDLTLVPDFGQTAYDEVELNLGPFEQIFGENRAFFTEGTELFNKGSLFYSRRVGSTPIGFNAAQTNRLDSEEIIENPSRTDLINALKVSGRTDRGLGIGVFNAITSEAKAVYRDTVTGKTRSKITEPLANYNIVVLDQRFNKNSSITLINTNVTRDGNFRDGNVTGFLFDVYNKTNSFNVEGQAKMSNVNLPGQNLTGFASYFAARRTKGNFRYRVAHEFANETFDINDLGINFTNNYNNIFWGTSYQIFEPQGNFNNFQISLYGQHRRRYKPDKTINTGMGGDFFAMTRERFAFGGSLDFNSKFRDYFETRAVDTYVTYKPFASSRFFISSDYRKKFAIDSRIYVEEYFDTDYAYYGLNIEPRFRFSDRFNMVYEFDYGLQKERPSFVNKVNDNIIFGIRNQKTVENSIRANYNFNTKQGLSLSARQFWSTASFGDNSYLNLIEDGELEATNYDTSNFRDPDANFNIWNLDLSYRWQFAPGSEAVLLYRNSIFNEDKLSELNYSDSLDNLFSKPARHNLSLRVVYFIDYNNLRNIFRS
- a CDS encoding TIGR02757 family protein — protein: MKKADLKEFLDFKTAQYNTTAFIAEDPVSIPHLFQKKEDIEISGFLAATIAWGNRKSILKNANQMMALMDHSPHDFILNHSDKDLDRFEGFVHRTFNANDLKYFLKALRNIYLHHGGLEDIFVKYQTETHLQNAIHELKKIFFELAHQVRTEKHVSDPLKNSAAKRINMYLRWMIRKDNHGVDFGIWETISAAKLSCPLDVHSGNIARKLGILHRKANDAKAVKELDWELRKMDPLDPVKYDFALFGLGVYEKDQF
- a CDS encoding ABC transporter ATP-binding protein, giving the protein MIIAKNIHKYYGDLHVLKSVDLHIKKKEIVSIVGASGAGKTTLLQILGTLDKPGKDKNSELLINGTDIYGLKSRELSKFRNKHIGFIFQFHQLLPEFTALENICIPAFIHKTPKKEAEARAMELLQFLGLKNRASHKPGELSGGEQQRIAVARSLINNPAVIFADEPSGNLDSESAENLHQLFFRLRDEFDQTFVIVTHNEELANMADRKLTMVDGKIAPEIKTSI
- a CDS encoding BatA domain-containing protein — its product is MQFEHPELLYALFLLIIPILVHLFKLRRFQKEDFTNVKFLKRVVQQTRQSSQLKKFLVLFSRLSLLGFLILAFAKPYFPAKSETSTKDLIIYLDNSYSLQLKKQGDELLEIARNELLENIDATFEYSLITNDAVHSQKSGDELREILQQIKYSSRQLDLKSVLLKSLQLRKIDSSNLVLISDFQESFLGQTELDISDYNISSIKLTPESTQNLQIDSLYLLNSNAGILEFEVLLSGSSLKEGIIISLYDGDQLLSRKTIDADITNAKTIFSIPSQSISNGRVVIDDEGLEYDDIVYFSISEQTPINVLAISEGDSNFLQRLYTKPEFNLKISQPNGVEYNDIQQASLIILNEVSRLSDANLNNIRQRSIKGSSVLFIPNSKNRNELIRFSEKFQLGFKPEWIEGDKLITTINFDHPLLENVFQKRIQNFEYPRVAGYFSNISGNSILDFQSNDPFLLSKSNIYIFTAPLNEQISNFQNSPLIVPVLYQIGLQSLPPAQLYYQTSKVEEISIPARTEEDHVLHLTRDKLDFIPQQQRFADRVSIKVGAEELNAGNYRIESRDKTFANLSFNAPRNESELEYLDPEIFSFQNHESIAEYFSEVKAGNESSSLWKWFIIFAFIFLAIEMLLLKLLK